The Macadamia integrifolia cultivar HAES 741 unplaced genomic scaffold, SCU_Mint_v3 scaffold2545, whole genome shotgun sequence genome has a segment encoding these proteins:
- the LOC122066722 gene encoding UPF0481 protein At3g47200-like — MTRSESSSIDIEHLREKLLPTSNPSSLPTSCIYRVDKRIRKLNEDAYTPDTISIGPYHRDVDKKNLQMQDMEDVKRRYVKALLDRTSETPSLESYVKALKELEADPKTDPRKCYSEPIINNLNNKEVNFLEIMLLDGLFIIELFRKHSHVVKLKEDDNDPIFKSNLRRTRIVRDLVLLENQIPMSVLEKLFELSKCPNSDRFSLIELALIFFENLIPDGLNKYDKITNNTHKHLLDLLSCTLDGAPTEQESRTEEIKALESLPCATELRRSGINFKASRNYNLFDIRFSKGEFEIPTLCVDDYTVSFFRNLIAYEPQSIGGRHRITSYALLMDHLIDTASDVALLLRRGIIKNHLGDNEKVSFLFNTLYREISSGDKFCYGTLCVNVNKYHNNHYHKWGANFKRNYCSSPWKIISLLAGVILLFLTFCGTLFTALPFFGVKEFI, encoded by the coding sequence ATGACGAGATCAGAGAGCTCTTCTATAGATATTGAGCATCTCAGAGAAAAGCTTCTTCCGACCTCCAATCCGTCCTCGTTACCAACTTCTTGTATTTACAGAGTCGACAAAAGAATTCGCAAATTAAACGAAGATGCCTACACTCCAGACACGATCTCCATCGGCCCTTATCACCGTGACGTCGACAAGAAAAACTTGCAGATGCAAGACATGGAAGACGTTAAGAGGCGATACGTAAAGGCACTGCTTGATCGAACAAGTGAAACACCCAGTCTGGAAAGTTATGTGAAAGCTCTCAAGGAGTTAGAAGCTGATCCAAAAACTGATCCCCGTAAGTGTTACTCAGAGCCCATTATCAATAACTTAAACAACAAAGAAGTCAACTTCCTAGAAATTATGCTCCTTGATGGCTTGTTCATCATTGAGTTATTTCGGAAACATTCACATGTTGTTAAGCTTAAGGAAGATGATAATGATCCCATATTCAAGTCCAATTTAAGGAGAACAAGGATTGTACGTGACTTGGTATTGCTTGAAAATCAAATACCCATGTCTGTTCTTGAAAAGTTATTCGAGCTAAGTAAGTGTCCTAACTCTGATAGATTCTCACTCATCGAATTGGCCCTCATATTCTTTGAGAATTTGATACCGGATGGTCTAAACAAGTATGATAAAATCACCAATAATACACACAAGCACTTACTGGATCTCTTAAGCTGCACACTCGATGGTGCGCCGACAGAGCAAGAATCAAGAACAGAAGAAATAAAAGCACTAGAATCTCTGCCATGTGCGACGGAGCTCCGGCGTTCCGGTATTAATTTTAAAGCCTCACGAAATTATAATTTGTTCGACATAAGGTTTAGCAAAGGAGAATTTGAAATCCCTACACTATGTGTTGATGACTACACAGTTTCCTTTTTCCGAAACCTCATTGCTTACGAGCCACAAAGTATTGGAGGTAGGCACCGCATAACATCATATGCCCTCTTGATGGATCACCTTATTGACACTGCTAGTGACGTGGCACTTCTTCTTCGTCGTGGAATTATTAAGAATCACCTGGGTGACAATGAGAAGGTGTCGTTTCTATTCAATACACTCTACAGAGAAATTTCAAGCGGGGATAAGTTCTGTTATGGTACTCTCTGCGTGAATGTGAATAAATATCATAATAACCATTATCACAAGTGGGGAGCGAATTTCAAGCGCAACTATTGCAGCAGTCCATGGAAGATTATTTCATTGCTTGCAGGAGTTATATTACTTTTTCTCACTTTCTGCGGTACCCTTTTTACCGCCCTCCCATTCTTCGGTGTTAAAGAATTCATTTAA